From a single Silene latifolia isolate original U9 population chromosome 6, ASM4854445v1, whole genome shotgun sequence genomic region:
- the LOC141658676 gene encoding bZIP transcription factor 27-like, with the protein MHMEKLHNEVDIESEKDVLQSVNTPSFMASLNIPFEGLAFGASSVAAVVAPNSSPPRPMSFFGCFSNQNKRVSEHHDIVEDSCVDRRHKRMMKNRESAARSRSRRQAYTSELEREIAELLEENAKLRKQQLELVLSAPARIPKKNNHSRSLTAPF; encoded by the exons atgcatATGGAAAAATTACACAATGAAGTTGATATAGAAAGTGAAAAAGATGTTCTTCAAAGTGTTAACACTCCTTCATTCATGGCTTCACTAAACATCCCATTTGAGGGTTTGGCTTTTGGTGCCAGTTCCGTCGCCGCCGTTGTCGCTCCTAACTCTTCTCCACCGCGACCGATGTCGTTTTTTGGTTGTTTTAGTAATCAGAATAAAAGGGTTTCTGAGCATCATGATATAGTTGAAGATTCTTGTGTTGATCGGAGGCATAAACGTATGATGAAGAACAGAGAATCTGCTGCTAGGTCTCGATCTCGACgacag GCTTACACAAGTGAACTTGAAAGGGAAATTGCGGAATTGTTAGAAGAGAATGCTAAACTCAGGAAACAACAACTAGAG TTGGTGTTATCTGCTCCAGCAAGGATTCCAAAAAAGAACAACCACAGTAGATCATTGACAGCACCATTTTGA